A region of Paractinoplanes abujensis DNA encodes the following proteins:
- a CDS encoding fibronectin type III domain-containing protein, which produces MKLTSLFAAVVLAASALVVPAGPAYAVGPCQSPEPPPDCPSPNDGPPTGRLDSITRVPAGIRLTGWASDPDEAALPVRVSVDDVLAGELMADKPYPGHDNHGFDGVVAAKPGSRVCLTTADPPTTRRITIACRTWPVPVLPFGALGAPVRSGISVQLAGWAIDPGTTGPVTVTAEVDGRPGPQMSANLPRADVASAHPAYGGDHGFTLTVPEGAEGEHRICLSARATSLGCQTWTVRHNPYGGVDSVVLTGDQVRIAGWAVDPDQPTTSTLVDIGVDGKYLRTTTADRPRPDGSRNGFEMTVDAADGVHEVCALGWNLGLGDHAYLGCRSYSRLQPAPPAPTDVRVTGVTDTSIELAFTDQAATETGYRLEARGGGKNKIIDLPSYAGTGSRTATVSGLQPVTSYEVLVKPVQTGAVEVTDQDAGRASAWTTGAPVIEAFTAGPATARACKKVDARLSFRIVGAVRAEITRNGAPQWAGQAGGGLWNGEAPGGNTDGNETYVLSAYDSAGRKTTRTVRLDQEPTTVPLVKSVSFFNNRPDILVVGVWDALGNQTHDFGPLLINARLTVQVPQCQQLNIQVRRAVDRRTVVFQTVDLLGYSTGMQRDVRIDPGPPMP; this is translated from the coding sequence ATGAAACTCACCTCTCTGTTCGCGGCGGTCGTCCTCGCCGCGAGTGCGCTGGTCGTTCCGGCAGGCCCGGCGTACGCCGTCGGGCCGTGCCAGAGCCCGGAACCACCGCCGGACTGCCCGTCGCCCAACGACGGGCCGCCGACCGGCCGGCTCGACTCGATCACCCGGGTGCCGGCCGGTATCCGCCTGACCGGATGGGCGTCCGACCCCGACGAGGCCGCCCTCCCGGTGCGCGTAAGCGTCGACGACGTGCTCGCCGGTGAGCTGATGGCCGACAAGCCGTACCCGGGCCACGACAACCACGGGTTCGACGGTGTCGTCGCGGCCAAGCCGGGCAGTCGTGTCTGCCTGACCACGGCCGACCCGCCGACCACCCGGCGGATCACGATCGCCTGCCGCACCTGGCCGGTGCCGGTCCTCCCGTTCGGCGCACTGGGCGCCCCGGTCCGGTCGGGCATCAGCGTGCAGCTGGCGGGGTGGGCCATCGACCCCGGCACAACCGGCCCGGTGACCGTCACGGCCGAGGTCGACGGCCGGCCGGGGCCGCAGATGAGCGCGAATCTTCCCCGCGCGGACGTGGCTTCCGCCCACCCCGCGTACGGGGGAGACCATGGCTTCACGCTCACCGTGCCCGAGGGCGCCGAGGGCGAGCACCGGATCTGCCTGTCGGCCCGGGCCACCAGCCTGGGCTGCCAGACCTGGACCGTGCGGCACAACCCGTACGGCGGGGTCGACTCGGTCGTGCTCACCGGCGACCAGGTGCGGATCGCCGGCTGGGCCGTCGACCCGGATCAGCCCACGACGAGCACCCTGGTCGACATCGGGGTGGACGGGAAGTATCTGCGCACCACCACCGCCGACCGTCCGCGCCCGGACGGGTCGCGTAACGGATTCGAGATGACTGTCGACGCGGCCGACGGTGTTCACGAGGTGTGCGCGCTGGGCTGGAATCTCGGGCTGGGCGACCATGCCTACCTGGGCTGCCGCTCGTACAGCCGGTTGCAGCCGGCGCCGCCCGCGCCCACCGACGTGCGGGTGACCGGTGTCACCGACACGTCGATCGAGCTTGCCTTCACCGATCAGGCCGCCACCGAGACCGGCTACCGGCTGGAGGCGCGCGGCGGCGGCAAAAACAAGATCATCGACCTTCCCTCGTATGCCGGGACCGGCTCCCGGACCGCGACGGTAAGCGGTCTTCAGCCCGTCACGTCGTACGAGGTGCTGGTCAAGCCGGTGCAGACCGGCGCGGTCGAGGTGACCGACCAGGACGCCGGACGGGCCAGCGCCTGGACCACCGGCGCCCCGGTCATCGAGGCGTTCACCGCGGGTCCGGCCACGGCCCGGGCCTGCAAGAAGGTCGACGCCCGGCTGTCGTTCCGGATCGTCGGCGCCGTACGGGCCGAGATCACCCGCAACGGCGCTCCGCAGTGGGCCGGCCAGGCTGGCGGCGGGTTGTGGAACGGCGAGGCGCCCGGAGGCAACACCGACGGGAACGAGACCTACGTGCTCAGCGCGTACGACTCCGCAGGTCGCAAAACCACCCGGACGGTCCGGCTCGACCAGGAGCCGACCACGGTGCCGTTGGTGAAATCGGTCTCCTTCTTCAACAACCGGCCGGACATTCTGGTCGTCGGTGTCTGGGACGCGCTCGGGAATCAGACCCACGACTTCGGCCCGCTCCTGATCAACGCCCGGCTCACCGTCCAGGTCCCGCAGTGTCAGCAGCTGAACATTCAGGTGCGCCGTGCAGTCGACCGCCGCACGGTGGTCTTCCAGACCGTCGACCTGCTCGGCTACTCCACGGGCATGCAACGCGACGTCCGCATCGACCCCGGTCCGCCGATGCCTTGA
- a CDS encoding HAD-IA family hydrolase: protein MPESSFDVTTVRAILFDMDGTLVDSDGAVLRSWLAWASEYGVDGQEAYEMAHGSPSATTVRKLLPHLDEAAQVVASARQLELQYDDLSDVHPTPGARELLLQLTRNGLPWAVVTSADTRLAKARLNAAGIVAPVLVTTDDIAAGKPDPEGYRRAAELLGVDPADCLVVEDAEVGLQAGRAAGAHTAALRGLDGDLRLNTLADLAALLA, encoded by the coding sequence GTGCCCGAGTCCAGCTTCGACGTGACCACCGTGCGAGCGATCCTGTTCGACATGGACGGCACGCTGGTCGACTCCGACGGGGCCGTGCTGCGGTCGTGGCTGGCCTGGGCCTCGGAGTACGGGGTGGACGGCCAGGAGGCGTACGAGATGGCGCACGGCAGCCCGAGCGCCACGACCGTCCGGAAGCTGCTGCCGCACCTGGACGAGGCCGCGCAGGTGGTCGCGTCGGCCCGCCAGCTCGAGCTGCAGTACGACGACCTCTCCGACGTGCACCCGACGCCGGGTGCCCGCGAACTGTTGTTGCAGCTCACCCGTAACGGCCTGCCCTGGGCCGTGGTCACCAGCGCCGACACCCGGCTGGCCAAGGCCCGGCTGAACGCGGCCGGGATCGTCGCGCCGGTGCTGGTGACGACCGACGACATCGCGGCCGGCAAGCCCGACCCGGAGGGTTACCGGCGGGCCGCCGAGCTGCTCGGGGTCGACCCGGCCGACTGCCTGGTGGTCGAGGACGCCGAGGTCGGCCTGCAGGCGGGCCGGGCCGCGGGAGCGCACACGGCGGCCCTGCGCGGGCTCGACGGCGACCTGCGGCTGAACACGCTGGCCGACCTGGCCGCACTGCTCGCTTAG
- a CDS encoding NAD(P)/FAD-dependent oxidoreductase translates to MARPRIVIVGAGFAGFTAARKISHLARGGAEIVVVNPTDYFLYLPLLPEVAAGILEPRRVTVSLQAALPGVRQILGEADGFDLDNRRITYRDPEGRSGSIGYHRLVIAAGSVNKLLPVPGVTEWAHGFRGIPEALYLRDHITRQIELAVNAPTEAERRARCTFVVVGAGYTGTEVAAQGVLFTDELTAQRPELRGQVRWLLLDTADRLLPSLDERLSAASDEVLRRRGVELLLRTSVQEATADGVHLSTGDFVPTRSLIWCVGVRPDPVVEGLKLPLRDGRIVVDEFLTVPDYPDVYAIGDAAAVPDLTRPGEITGMTAQHAVRQGAAVAKNIAASYGQGRRRPYRHYDLGFVVDLGGLDSAANPLGVPVKGFPAKVVTRGYHLLSMPGNRVRVAADWVLDAVLPRQGVQLGLVPGRAVPLDSASPERP, encoded by the coding sequence ATGGCACGCCCCCGCATCGTCATCGTCGGAGCCGGGTTCGCCGGTTTCACGGCAGCCCGCAAAATTTCCCACCTCGCCCGCGGCGGCGCCGAGATCGTCGTCGTGAACCCCACCGACTACTTCCTCTATCTGCCGCTGCTGCCCGAAGTCGCGGCGGGCATCCTGGAGCCGCGCCGGGTCACCGTGTCGCTGCAGGCCGCCCTGCCCGGTGTGCGGCAGATCCTGGGTGAGGCCGACGGCTTCGACCTCGACAACCGCCGTATCACCTATCGCGACCCCGAGGGGCGGTCGGGCTCGATCGGCTACCACCGTCTGGTGATCGCGGCCGGCAGCGTCAACAAGCTGCTCCCGGTGCCCGGCGTGACCGAGTGGGCGCACGGCTTCCGTGGCATCCCGGAGGCGCTCTACCTGCGCGATCACATCACGCGCCAGATCGAGCTGGCCGTCAACGCGCCCACCGAGGCGGAGCGGCGGGCCCGCTGCACCTTCGTCGTGGTCGGCGCGGGCTACACCGGGACGGAGGTGGCGGCGCAGGGTGTGCTGTTCACCGACGAGCTCACCGCGCAGCGTCCCGAGCTGCGGGGCCAGGTGCGCTGGTTGTTGCTCGACACGGCCGACCGGCTGCTGCCGTCGCTCGACGAGCGCCTGAGTGCGGCCTCCGACGAGGTGCTGCGCCGGCGGGGTGTCGAGCTGCTGTTGCGGACGAGTGTGCAGGAGGCCACGGCGGACGGCGTGCATCTGTCCACCGGGGACTTCGTGCCGACGCGCTCGCTGATCTGGTGTGTCGGGGTGCGGCCCGATCCCGTGGTCGAGGGTCTGAAGCTGCCGCTGCGGGACGGCCGGATCGTGGTCGACGAGTTCCTCACCGTGCCCGATTATCCGGACGTGTACGCGATCGGCGACGCGGCCGCGGTGCCCGACCTGACCCGGCCCGGCGAGATCACCGGGATGACTGCGCAGCACGCCGTGCGGCAGGGCGCGGCCGTGGCCAAGAACATCGCGGCGTCGTACGGGCAGGGCCGGCGCCGGCCGTACCGGCACTACGACCTCGGGTTCGTGGTCGACCTGGGCGGGCTCGACTCGGCCGCGAATCCGCTCGGCGTGCCGGTCAAGGGGTTCCCGGCCAAGGTGGTGACCCGCGGCTATCACCTGCTGTCGATGCCGGGCAACCGGGTGCGGGTGGCGGCCGACTGGGTGCTCGACGCCGTGCTGCCGCGCCAGGGGGTCCAGCTCGGACTGGTGCCGGGCCGTGCGGTGCCCCTCGACAGCGCCTCCCCCGAGCGTCCGTGA
- a CDS encoding SDR family NAD(P)-dependent oxidoreductase: MSAPFAFAGRTCLITGAASGIGAALALELGRRRSVLVLVDRDAEGLARAAAAARELGAADVTTYEIDLSDGGDRLDLAAEVASRHGGVDLLVNNAGVTLMGEFEQNAMPDFEWLLEINLMAVIRLTKAFLPQLLARPGSHVVNVSSLFGLIAPAGQVAYVTSKFAVRGFTDALRHELEPRGVGVTVVHPGGIRTNIAANARVSGGDPDGRQVAQARRFAERALTMPAEEAAKQIVAAIHDRRPRLVIGGVAKGADLLARLTPTRYWRISQRLATVKKLQGD, from the coding sequence ATGAGCGCTCCGTTCGCCTTCGCCGGCCGGACCTGTCTGATCACCGGGGCCGCCAGCGGCATCGGCGCGGCCCTGGCCCTCGAGCTCGGGCGGCGACGATCGGTGCTGGTCCTGGTCGACCGGGACGCCGAAGGGCTGGCCCGGGCGGCCGCGGCGGCGCGGGAGCTCGGCGCGGCGGACGTGACGACGTACGAGATCGATCTGAGCGACGGCGGCGACCGGCTCGACCTGGCGGCTGAGGTCGCGTCCCGCCACGGCGGCGTGGACCTGCTCGTCAACAACGCCGGCGTCACCCTGATGGGCGAGTTCGAGCAGAACGCGATGCCCGACTTCGAGTGGCTGCTGGAGATCAACCTGATGGCCGTGATCAGGCTGACCAAGGCGTTCCTGCCGCAGCTGCTGGCCCGGCCGGGCTCGCACGTGGTCAACGTGTCGAGCCTGTTCGGCTTGATCGCCCCGGCCGGGCAGGTGGCCTACGTGACGTCCAAGTTCGCCGTGCGGGGATTCACCGACGCGCTGCGCCACGAGCTGGAGCCGCGCGGGGTCGGCGTGACGGTCGTGCATCCCGGCGGCATCCGCACCAACATCGCGGCCAATGCCCGGGTCAGCGGCGGCGACCCCGACGGCCGGCAGGTCGCCCAGGCCCGCCGGTTCGCCGAGCGGGCCCTGACCATGCCGGCCGAGGAGGCGGCGAAACAGATCGTGGCCGCGATCCACGACCGCAGACCCCGGCTGGTCATCGGGGGTGTGGCCAAGGGCGCCGACCTGCTGGCCCGGCTCACCCCGACCCGTTACTGGCGGATCAGTCAGCGGCTGGCAACGGTCAAGAAACTGCAAGGCGACTGA
- a CDS encoding SigE family RNA polymerase sigma factor — protein sequence MDAREADYAHFVRTRTHALLRSAYLLTGDQHLAEDLVQEALARTHRSWQRLERTENAEAYARKVMYHAQVSFWRRPKVAEVFPADFEPDSRPGADDHADTTVERLVLRRALLTLSPKQRAVIVLRFFEDHTEAEAAQLMGVSVSTVKTQTARALDRLRSLLPDLSVLTEVPEAGR from the coding sequence ATGGACGCCCGTGAGGCCGACTATGCGCATTTCGTTCGTACGCGGACGCACGCATTGTTGCGCTCGGCGTACCTTTTGACCGGCGATCAGCACCTGGCCGAGGATCTCGTGCAGGAGGCGCTGGCCCGCACACATCGCTCCTGGCAGCGCCTCGAACGCACGGAGAACGCGGAGGCGTACGCCCGCAAGGTCATGTATCACGCGCAGGTGTCGTTCTGGCGCCGTCCCAAGGTCGCCGAGGTCTTCCCGGCCGATTTCGAGCCCGATTCCCGCCCCGGCGCCGACGATCACGCCGACACCACCGTCGAGCGGCTGGTGCTGCGCCGGGCCCTGCTGACGTTGAGCCCCAAGCAGCGCGCGGTGATCGTGCTGCGGTTCTTCGAGGATCACACCGAGGCCGAGGCAGCCCAGCTGATGGGCGTCTCGGTCAGCACGGTCAAGACGCAGACCGCCCGCGCGCTCGACCGGCTGCGTTCCCTGCTGCCCGATCTGAGCGTGCTCACCGAGGTGCCGGAGGCGGGACGATGA
- a CDS encoding LamG-like jellyroll fold domain-containing protein, producing MGSCWLGASVVVALVLAGAAPAAAEKESGTPTLMAHYAFNGGSTSILDESGRGHTLRVISGHGGTVRPVTHGQGAALLFPPRCLRQVCPHVALQTPSTADLNPGRRDISYGADVYLSPTQTSKGQNVIQKGYSTRGSQWKLQIDGAAGRPSCVLVGDRSPLIRLATSAVSVADNRWHRIRCARVGGTLSVWVDNVLRGRIGIPPRLSVTNNRPMSIGGKGAYADNDQFNGALDNVWVRVG from the coding sequence ATGGGATCTTGTTGGCTCGGCGCGTCAGTGGTTGTGGCGCTAGTGCTGGCCGGTGCGGCCCCCGCGGCCGCCGAGAAGGAGAGCGGAACGCCGACTCTCATGGCCCACTACGCGTTCAACGGCGGCTCCACCTCCATCCTCGACGAGTCGGGCCGCGGCCACACCCTGCGGGTGATCTCGGGGCACGGCGGAACCGTCCGTCCGGTGACGCACGGCCAAGGCGCGGCCCTGCTCTTCCCGCCGCGCTGCCTGCGCCAGGTCTGCCCGCACGTGGCGCTGCAGACGCCGTCGACCGCCGACCTCAACCCGGGGCGGCGCGACATCTCGTACGGCGCCGACGTCTACCTCAGCCCCACGCAGACCAGCAAGGGCCAGAACGTGATCCAGAAGGGTTACTCGACCCGGGGCAGCCAGTGGAAGCTGCAGATCGACGGGGCCGCCGGCCGGCCCAGCTGCGTGCTCGTCGGGGACCGGTCGCCGCTGATCCGGCTGGCCACGAGCGCGGTCAGCGTGGCCGACAACCGGTGGCACCGGATCCGCTGCGCGCGCGTCGGTGGCACGCTGTCGGTCTGGGTCGACAACGTGCTGCGTGGCCGCATCGGCATCCCGCCGCGGCTCTCGGTGACGAACAACCGGCCGATGAGCATCGGTGGCAAGGGCGCCTACGCCGACAACGACCAGTTCAACGGCGCCCTTGACAACGTCTGGGTCCGCGTCGGCTAG
- a CDS encoding glycoside hydrolase family 18 protein codes for MRARFVLIILILLGLAACGAPDDEPAPAPAAPKVVGYFTGWGVYARDFQVKDLDTSGGAKELTHLLYAFGKVSGGRCTAADRWADYEKPFEAGQSVDGVADAKSDPARGNIGQLRRLKAKHPGLKVLWSFGGWTGSGGFTQAARDPEAFARSCRELVADPRWAGVFDGIDVDWEYPNACGMSCDKSGPEALGRMLGALRTAFGPQAVITAAVPGDSSKLDATDYRTAAEQATWLSAMTYDYFGAGGEDVRKVQKTAPHSPLTAYPGIPRETSTASATVDKLLALGIPPAKILLGIGFYGRGWAGVSSAEPGGAASGPATGRYEKGLEDYEALVERCPPTGVIGDTAYAHCGEQWWSYDTPETIGTKMAYARSKSLGGAFAWELSGDTTSADLLTAVSKGLTGAS; via the coding sequence GTGCGCGCCCGATTCGTCTTGATCATCCTTATCCTGCTCGGTCTCGCCGCCTGCGGGGCACCCGACGACGAACCCGCCCCCGCCCCGGCCGCCCCCAAGGTGGTCGGCTACTTCACCGGCTGGGGTGTCTACGCCCGCGACTTCCAGGTGAAAGACCTGGACACCAGTGGGGGCGCCAAGGAACTGACCCATCTCCTGTACGCCTTCGGCAAGGTCAGCGGGGGCCGATGCACGGCCGCCGACCGCTGGGCCGACTACGAGAAGCCGTTCGAGGCCGGGCAGAGCGTGGACGGCGTCGCCGACGCGAAGAGCGATCCGGCCCGCGGCAACATCGGGCAGCTGCGCCGCCTCAAGGCCAAGCACCCGGGGCTCAAGGTGCTGTGGTCGTTCGGCGGCTGGACCGGTTCGGGCGGGTTCACCCAGGCCGCCCGCGACCCTGAGGCCTTCGCCCGGTCGTGCCGCGAACTGGTCGCCGATCCGCGCTGGGCGGGCGTGTTCGACGGCATCGACGTGGACTGGGAATACCCCAACGCGTGCGGGATGAGCTGCGACAAGAGCGGACCGGAGGCGCTGGGCCGGATGCTGGGTGCGTTGCGTACCGCGTTCGGCCCGCAGGCGGTGATCACGGCGGCGGTGCCCGGCGACTCCTCGAAGCTGGACGCCACCGACTACCGGACCGCGGCCGAGCAGGCGACCTGGTTGAGCGCGATGACGTACGACTACTTCGGGGCCGGCGGCGAGGATGTGCGCAAGGTGCAGAAGACCGCGCCGCATTCGCCGCTCACCGCCTACCCGGGCATTCCGCGTGAGACGTCGACCGCGTCGGCCACCGTGGACAAACTGCTCGCCCTGGGCATCCCGCCCGCCAAGATCCTGCTCGGGATCGGCTTCTACGGCCGCGGCTGGGCGGGTGTGAGCAGCGCCGAACCGGGCGGGGCGGCGAGCGGACCGGCCACCGGGCGCTACGAGAAGGGGCTCGAGGACTACGAGGCACTGGTCGAGCGCTGCCCGCCGACCGGCGTCATCGGCGACACGGCCTACGCCCACTGCGGCGAGCAGTGGTGGTCCTACGACACCCCGGAGACGATCGGGACCAAGATGGCGTACGCCCGGAGCAAGTCCCTCGGCGGCGCGTTCGCGTGGGAGCTCTCCGGCGACACCACCTCGGCCGACCTGCTCACCGCGGTGTCGAAAGGCCTGACCGGCGCGTCCTAG
- a CDS encoding alkaline phosphatase family protein, translating into MAISPHEPSSAPLLRSWRAELRALLSWRRILNRLQAVLRSALVTFVVLTVTLWLMPGVESNDIVDTLGLVAIVAGVGAVLRPLLLLGVTALGGWGAMLLGVIAQVVVIVVALEIDPAERITGLPSLVITAILAVVFAAIVDWMADSGTDDTFVREARRLMRGVRRRQARLAGGPFLTFRRPRPGSEPGLIMVQFDGLSEPVLRWAVRAGNLPTLGHWLRSGSHTMRGWHTGLPSTTPASQAGILHGATRQIPAFRWFEKDTGKLMVTNRPRDAAILEPRLSDGRGLLRDGGVSIGNAFSGDAAVNLLTVSHAALPGRSARGWAAFMASPYGFTRALVLGVGEVITELHQARLQRRRNLQPRVSRSGAFLALRPASMLLRDVNVSLIAEQMARGAPAIYCDLVDYDEVAHHAGPARPESMRQLESLDRMLGVLERLAPEAARRYHLVVLSDHGQSQGATFRQRYNESLDEVVERFSAGDEAEAVDEPAEGEPPAEKEAPVAPLLVVSSGNLSLVYLTKFRRRLDRAAIDRVYPRLIHGLVAHPGIGLVIVRDEDGPVALGGSGSHSLRDGVVRGIDPLLPYGPRARHDLLRHQEAAHVGDLVLISCVDPVTEEVAAFEELVGSHGGLGGWQTDAVLVHPARWPTTEAELDGPDAVHHQLVEWLAMLGLRTRTAAADEVLHLEREAQEKIFDSPDSPDSPRLSRTHDG; encoded by the coding sequence GTGGCCATCAGCCCCCACGAGCCCTCGTCCGCGCCCCTGCTCCGCAGCTGGCGGGCCGAGTTGCGCGCCCTGCTGAGCTGGCGCCGCATCCTCAACCGGCTCCAGGCGGTGCTGCGCAGCGCGCTGGTGACCTTCGTCGTGCTCACCGTCACCCTGTGGCTGATGCCGGGTGTCGAGAGCAACGACATCGTCGACACGCTGGGCCTGGTGGCGATCGTGGCCGGCGTCGGCGCCGTGCTGCGCCCGCTGCTGCTGCTCGGCGTCACCGCGCTGGGCGGCTGGGGCGCGATGCTGCTGGGGGTGATCGCCCAGGTCGTGGTGATCGTGGTCGCGCTGGAGATCGACCCGGCGGAACGGATCACCGGTCTGCCCTCGCTGGTGATCACCGCGATCCTGGCCGTGGTGTTCGCCGCGATCGTGGACTGGATGGCCGACAGCGGCACCGATGACACGTTCGTGCGCGAGGCCCGGCGGCTGATGCGCGGTGTGCGCCGGCGGCAGGCCCGCCTGGCCGGGGGCCCGTTCCTCACGTTCCGCCGCCCCCGGCCGGGGTCCGAACCGGGCCTGATCATGGTGCAGTTCGACGGGCTGTCGGAGCCGGTGCTGCGCTGGGCGGTGCGGGCCGGCAACCTGCCCACGCTGGGTCACTGGCTGCGTTCGGGCAGCCACACGATGCGCGGCTGGCACACCGGTCTGCCGTCGACCACGCCCGCGTCGCAGGCCGGCATCCTGCACGGCGCGACCCGGCAGATCCCCGCGTTCCGGTGGTTCGAGAAGGACACCGGCAAGCTGATGGTGACCAACCGGCCGCGCGACGCCGCGATCCTCGAGCCGCGGCTCAGCGACGGCCGTGGACTGCTGCGCGACGGCGGGGTGAGCATCGGCAACGCGTTCAGCGGCGACGCGGCGGTCAACTTGCTCACGGTCAGCCACGCGGCGCTGCCGGGCCGGTCCGCGCGCGGCTGGGCTGCGTTCATGGCCTCCCCGTACGGCTTCACCCGCGCGCTCGTGCTCGGCGTGGGCGAGGTCATCACCGAGCTGCACCAGGCCCGTCTGCAGCGCCGTCGCAACCTGCAGCCCCGGGTCAGCCGGTCGGGCGCGTTCCTGGCCCTGCGCCCGGCGTCGATGCTGCTGCGCGACGTGAACGTGTCGCTGATCGCCGAGCAGATGGCCCGCGGCGCCCCGGCCATCTACTGCGACCTGGTCGACTACGACGAGGTCGCGCATCACGCGGGCCCGGCCCGCCCCGAGTCGATGCGCCAGCTGGAGAGCCTCGACCGCATGCTCGGCGTGCTGGAACGGCTCGCCCCCGAGGCGGCCCGCCGGTACCACCTGGTGGTGCTGTCCGACCACGGGCAGAGCCAGGGCGCGACCTTCCGCCAGCGCTACAACGAGAGCCTGGACGAGGTGGTCGAGCGGTTCTCGGCGGGCGACGAGGCGGAGGCCGTCGACGAGCCCGCCGAGGGCGAACCACCGGCGGAGAAGGAAGCGCCGGTCGCCCCGCTGCTCGTGGTCTCGTCGGGCAACCTGTCGCTGGTCTACCTGACGAAGTTCCGGCGGCGGCTCGACCGGGCGGCCATCGACCGCGTGTATCCGCGACTCATCCACGGGCTGGTCGCCCATCCGGGCATCGGTCTGGTGATCGTGCGCGACGAGGACGGACCGGTTGCGCTGGGCGGTTCCGGCAGCCACTCGCTGCGCGACGGCGTGGTGCGGGGCATCGACCCCCTGCTCCCGTACGGACCGCGGGCCCGGCACGACCTGCTGCGGCACCAGGAGGCCGCGCACGTCGGCGACCTGGTGCTGATCAGCTGCGTCGACCCGGTGACCGAGGAGGTGGCCGCGTTCGAGGAGCTGGTCGGTTCGCACGGCGGGCTCGGCGGCTGGCAGACCGACGCCGTGCTGGTGCACCCGGCCCGCTGGCCGACGACCGAGGCCGAGCTCGACGGGCCCGACGCCGTGCACCACCAGCTGGTCGAATGGCTGGCCATGCTCGGGCTGCGGACCCGCACCGCGGCGGCCGACGAGGTGCTGCACCTGGAACGCGAGGCCCAAGAAAAGATCTTCGACTCGCCGGACTCGCCGGACTCGCCGAGACTTTCCCGGACGCACGACGGTTAG
- a CDS encoding Dyp-type peroxidase encodes MTAPRSVGPIVESQAVLAPLTDAAIFLVATVRPGGEAAVRELLEDLSGLQRTVGFRLPAAQLSCVTGIGSDLWDRLFTGPRPAELHRFRAWKGPRHTAPSTPGDLLFHIRAGQMDVCFELAAKIGERLRGAGDIVDETHGFKYFDERDLLGFVDGTENPTGAKAHSAAIVGDEDKPFAGGSYVMVQKYVHDLEAWNALKVEEQEAAIGRTKLDNAEIPDDAKAPNSHLALNVVEDVDGNELKILRDNMPFGSVKDGEFGTYYIAYAATPDIPELMLRRMFLGEPYGTYDRILDFSTALTGSLFFVPTAGFLDDLPDAP; translated from the coding sequence ATGACTGCGCCCCGCTCCGTCGGCCCGATCGTCGAGTCGCAGGCCGTGCTGGCCCCGCTCACCGACGCCGCGATCTTCCTCGTGGCCACCGTCCGCCCCGGCGGCGAGGCGGCCGTCCGCGAGCTGCTGGAGGATCTGAGCGGCCTGCAGCGCACGGTCGGGTTCCGGCTGCCCGCGGCCCAGCTCTCCTGCGTCACCGGCATCGGCTCCGACCTGTGGGACCGGCTGTTCACCGGGCCCCGCCCGGCCGAGCTGCACCGCTTCCGGGCCTGGAAAGGTCCCCGGCACACCGCGCCGTCGACCCCCGGTGACCTGCTCTTCCACATCCGGGCCGGGCAGATGGACGTGTGCTTCGAGCTGGCCGCCAAGATCGGCGAGCGGCTGCGCGGGGCCGGCGACATCGTCGACGAGACGCACGGCTTCAAGTATTTCGACGAGCGCGACCTGCTCGGCTTCGTCGACGGCACCGAGAACCCGACCGGCGCCAAGGCCCACAGCGCGGCCATCGTCGGCGACGAGGACAAGCCTTTCGCCGGTGGCAGCTACGTAATGGTGCAGAAATACGTACACGACCTGGAAGCCTGGAATGCGCTCAAGGTCGAGGAACAGGAGGCGGCGATCGGGCGCACCAAGCTCGACAACGCCGAGATCCCGGACGACGCCAAGGCGCCCAACTCGCACCTGGCCCTCAACGTGGTCGAGGACGTGGACGGCAACGAGCTCAAGATCCTGCGCGACAACATGCCGTTCGGCTCGGTCAAGGACGGCGAGTTCGGTACGTACTACATCGCCTACGCCGCCACGCCCGACATCCCCGAGCTGATGCTGCGCCGGATGTTCCTCGGCGAGCCGTACGGCACGTACGACCGGATTCTCGACTTCTCGACCGCGCTGACCGGCTCGCTGTTCTTCGTGCCGACCGCCGGCTTCCTGGACGACCTGCCCGACGCGCCCTAA